The following coding sequences lie in one Zingiber officinale cultivar Zhangliang chromosome 2B, Zo_v1.1, whole genome shotgun sequence genomic window:
- the LOC122046541 gene encoding E3 ubiquitin ligase PQT3-like isoform X1 yields MAVYYKFKSAKAFDSIPIEGQFISVANLKERIFETKLYGKGNDFDLMISNAQSNEEYIDEGAMIPKNTSVLIRRVPGRPRKSIVTERVELNVVESKVEELPPPASLLVGDSSINKYIGVLQPEEYEWDEFGNDLYAIPETNHSQTSNFVVNVPPGNKVDEESKIKALIDTPALDWNHQTQDAYGAGRGYGRGRGMGGRGFGRGMLDRRTPPAGYVCHRCKVPGHFIQHCPTNGDPNYDIKRAKPPTGIPKSMLMATSDGSYALPSGAVAVLKPNEAAFEKEIEGLPTTRPVCDLPPQLHCPLCKEVMKDAVLTSKCCFTSFCDKCIRDYIMSKLMCFCGATDILADDLLPNKTFREAISRIMESTTASTENAGSIGQVPGTELAHPVHPKASSYTLSAASKDMPKHSATNQSDNMINGEVASEIKTGNSELNPADKQAAVNVNVSEAAPESLSKGPRSPECASVVRDIVQEKQIAGEQGKKKKKKKPGIPITAADMQCQDFGTGNFGMSLAASGYNPYWAGGMPLGVDPSYMAPYGGPMPFMGYAPGPFEVPFAGGMFPQDPFAAQPFMMPPVPRNISELGMTSMVGMGQRPPPGMRREETDTRKADTRHKREMDQISGRSSPSARRRDMEHPRNKELSSSVNHVSSIKPKPKPMGVPERDRFEKSSYADRYGPVREREPTPRKRKFSDHDEEPSATEAERKQKSSVFSRIRLSNGGEKRNGMKEQPASHKVEGGGRARRGSRGCDGVSSEDDYHLKRRPAASSSSSRGRDDEEYRHRRPASKRRGEK; encoded by the exons ATGGCTGTGTATTATAAGTTCAAAAGTGCGAAAGCTTTTGACTCAATTCCTATTGAAGGGCAATTTATATCTGTTGCCAATTTGaaagaaagaatttttgaaacCAAACTGTATGGAAAGGGCAACGATTTTGACCTCATGATCTCCAATGCGCAGAGTAATGAAG AATACATAGATGAAGGAGCAATGATACCCAAAAATACGTCAGTTTTGATTCGTCGGGTCCCAGGGCGACCACGGAAATCTATTGTTACTGAAAGAGTCGA GCTGAATGTTGTGGAGAGTAAGGTAGAAGAGCTTCCACCACCAGCCAGCTTGCTAGTTGGGGATTCATCTATTAACAAATAT ATTGGAGTTTTGCAGCCTGAAGAATATGAATGGGATGAGTTTGGGAATGATCTTTATGCCATTCCTGAAACAAATCATTCACAAACGAGTAATTTTGTGGTTAATGTTCCTCCTGGAAACAAAGTTGATGAGGAAAGCAAGATTAAGGCTTTGATTGATACACCTGCTCTTGACTGGAATCA TCAGACCCAAGATGCCTATGGTGCTGGAAGAGGTTATGGAAGAGGCAGGGGGATGGGTGGCCGTGGTTTTG GACGTGGTATGCTTGACCGGAGGACACCCCCAGCAGGGTATGTGTGTCATAGATGCAAAGTGCCCG GGCATTTTATTCAGCATTGTCCTACGAATGGAGACCCTAACTATGATATTAAAAGAGCGAAACCTCCAACTGGAATTCCAAAATCAATGTTGATGGCAACTTCTGATGGATCCTATGCTTTGCCAAGTGGTGCAGTTGCTGTTTTAAAGCCAAATGA AGCTGCATTTGAGAAAGAAATTGAGGGCTTACCGACTACTCGTCCTGTTTGTGATCTTCCTCCTCAGTTGCATTGTCCACTGTGCAAAGAGGTTATGAAAGATGCAGTGTTAACTAGCAAGTGTTGTTTTACCAGTTTCTGCGATAAAT GCATTAGAGACTATATTATGTCAAAATTGATGTGCTTCTGTGGAGCTACTGATATACTAGCAGATGACCTCCTTCCTAATAAAACATTTAGAGAAGCTATTAGTAGGATAATGGAATCAACAACCGCTAGCACAGAGAATGCTGGAAGCATCGGTCAGGTCCCAG GCACGGAATTAGCTCATCCAGTTCATCCAAAAGCTTCATCTTATACTCTTTCTGCTGCTTCCAAAGACATGCCCAAGCATTCTGCTACAAACCAATCTGACAACATGATCAATGGGGAAGTTGCTAGTGAAATAAAAACAGGGAACAGCGAGTTGAATCCTGCAGATAAACAAGCTGCTGTGAATGTGAATGTATCTGAAGCAGCACCCGAATCTCTTAGCAAGGGGCCAAGATCACCTGAATGTGCTTCAGTGGTGCGTGATATCGTCCAAGAAAAGCAGATTGCCGGAGAACAAG gaaagaaaaagaaaaagaagaaacctggaaTTCCTATCACTG CTGCTGATATGCAATGCCAAGACTTCGGGACTGGAAATTTTGGCATGTCTTTGGCAGCTTCAGGTTACAATCCTTACTGGGCTGGTGGGATGCCGTTAGGAGTTGATCCCTCGTACATGGCACCTTATGGTGGCCCAATGCCGTTCATGGGTTATGCACCTGGTCCCTTCGAAGTCCCATTCGCAGGTGGAATGTTTCCACAAGATCCATTTGCAGCACAGCCATTCATGATGCCACCCGTTCCAAG GAACATATCTGAGTTAGGCATGACTAGCATGGTTGGCATGGGTCAGCGCCCTCCTCCAGGCATGCGTAGAGAAGAGACTGACACTAGGAAAGCTGATACGAGGCACAAGCGGGAAATGGACCAAATTAGCGGAAG GTCCTCTCCTTCCGCCAGACGCAGGGACATGGAACATCCGAGAAATAAGGAGCTGAGCAGCAGTGTAAATCATGTTTCGTCGATCAAACCAAAGCCC AAACCGATGGGCGTCCCTGAACGAGACCGGTTCGAGAAGTCATCCTATGCGGACCGGTACGGCCCGGTTCGGGAGCGCGAACCCACCCCTCGGAAAAGGAAATTCTCCGACCACGACGAGGAGCCTTCGGCCACCGAGGCGGAGAGGAAGCAGAAATCCAGCGTTTTCTCCCGCATCCGCCTCTCCAATGGCGGCGAGAAGAGGAACGGGATGAAAGAGCAGCCGGCGAGC
- the LOC122046541 gene encoding E3 ubiquitin ligase PQT3-like isoform X2 — protein sequence MAVYYKFKSAKAFDSIPIEGQFISVANLKERIFETKLYGKGNDFDLMISNAQSNEEYIDEGAMIPKNTSVLIRRVPGRPRKSIVTERVELNVVESKVEELPPPASLLVGDSSINKYPEEYEWDEFGNDLYAIPETNHSQTSNFVVNVPPGNKVDEESKIKALIDTPALDWNHQTQDAYGAGRGYGRGRGMGGRGFGRGMLDRRTPPAGYVCHRCKVPGHFIQHCPTNGDPNYDIKRAKPPTGIPKSMLMATSDGSYALPSGAVAVLKPNEAAFEKEIEGLPTTRPVCDLPPQLHCPLCKEVMKDAVLTSKCCFTSFCDKCIRDYIMSKLMCFCGATDILADDLLPNKTFREAISRIMESTTASTENAGSIGQVPGTELAHPVHPKASSYTLSAASKDMPKHSATNQSDNMINGEVASEIKTGNSELNPADKQAAVNVNVSEAAPESLSKGPRSPECASVVRDIVQEKQIAGEQGKKKKKKKPGIPITAADMQCQDFGTGNFGMSLAASGYNPYWAGGMPLGVDPSYMAPYGGPMPFMGYAPGPFEVPFAGGMFPQDPFAAQPFMMPPVPRNISELGMTSMVGMGQRPPPGMRREETDTRKADTRHKREMDQISGRSSPSARRRDMEHPRNKELSSSVNHVSSIKPKPKPMGVPERDRFEKSSYADRYGPVREREPTPRKRKFSDHDEEPSATEAERKQKSSVFSRIRLSNGGEKRNGMKEQPASHKVEGGGRARRGSRGCDGVSSEDDYHLKRRPAASSSSSRGRDDEEYRHRRPASKRRGEK from the exons ATGGCTGTGTATTATAAGTTCAAAAGTGCGAAAGCTTTTGACTCAATTCCTATTGAAGGGCAATTTATATCTGTTGCCAATTTGaaagaaagaatttttgaaacCAAACTGTATGGAAAGGGCAACGATTTTGACCTCATGATCTCCAATGCGCAGAGTAATGAAG AATACATAGATGAAGGAGCAATGATACCCAAAAATACGTCAGTTTTGATTCGTCGGGTCCCAGGGCGACCACGGAAATCTATTGTTACTGAAAGAGTCGA GCTGAATGTTGTGGAGAGTAAGGTAGAAGAGCTTCCACCACCAGCCAGCTTGCTAGTTGGGGATTCATCTATTAACAAATAT CCTGAAGAATATGAATGGGATGAGTTTGGGAATGATCTTTATGCCATTCCTGAAACAAATCATTCACAAACGAGTAATTTTGTGGTTAATGTTCCTCCTGGAAACAAAGTTGATGAGGAAAGCAAGATTAAGGCTTTGATTGATACACCTGCTCTTGACTGGAATCA TCAGACCCAAGATGCCTATGGTGCTGGAAGAGGTTATGGAAGAGGCAGGGGGATGGGTGGCCGTGGTTTTG GACGTGGTATGCTTGACCGGAGGACACCCCCAGCAGGGTATGTGTGTCATAGATGCAAAGTGCCCG GGCATTTTATTCAGCATTGTCCTACGAATGGAGACCCTAACTATGATATTAAAAGAGCGAAACCTCCAACTGGAATTCCAAAATCAATGTTGATGGCAACTTCTGATGGATCCTATGCTTTGCCAAGTGGTGCAGTTGCTGTTTTAAAGCCAAATGA AGCTGCATTTGAGAAAGAAATTGAGGGCTTACCGACTACTCGTCCTGTTTGTGATCTTCCTCCTCAGTTGCATTGTCCACTGTGCAAAGAGGTTATGAAAGATGCAGTGTTAACTAGCAAGTGTTGTTTTACCAGTTTCTGCGATAAAT GCATTAGAGACTATATTATGTCAAAATTGATGTGCTTCTGTGGAGCTACTGATATACTAGCAGATGACCTCCTTCCTAATAAAACATTTAGAGAAGCTATTAGTAGGATAATGGAATCAACAACCGCTAGCACAGAGAATGCTGGAAGCATCGGTCAGGTCCCAG GCACGGAATTAGCTCATCCAGTTCATCCAAAAGCTTCATCTTATACTCTTTCTGCTGCTTCCAAAGACATGCCCAAGCATTCTGCTACAAACCAATCTGACAACATGATCAATGGGGAAGTTGCTAGTGAAATAAAAACAGGGAACAGCGAGTTGAATCCTGCAGATAAACAAGCTGCTGTGAATGTGAATGTATCTGAAGCAGCACCCGAATCTCTTAGCAAGGGGCCAAGATCACCTGAATGTGCTTCAGTGGTGCGTGATATCGTCCAAGAAAAGCAGATTGCCGGAGAACAAG gaaagaaaaagaaaaagaagaaacctggaaTTCCTATCACTG CTGCTGATATGCAATGCCAAGACTTCGGGACTGGAAATTTTGGCATGTCTTTGGCAGCTTCAGGTTACAATCCTTACTGGGCTGGTGGGATGCCGTTAGGAGTTGATCCCTCGTACATGGCACCTTATGGTGGCCCAATGCCGTTCATGGGTTATGCACCTGGTCCCTTCGAAGTCCCATTCGCAGGTGGAATGTTTCCACAAGATCCATTTGCAGCACAGCCATTCATGATGCCACCCGTTCCAAG GAACATATCTGAGTTAGGCATGACTAGCATGGTTGGCATGGGTCAGCGCCCTCCTCCAGGCATGCGTAGAGAAGAGACTGACACTAGGAAAGCTGATACGAGGCACAAGCGGGAAATGGACCAAATTAGCGGAAG GTCCTCTCCTTCCGCCAGACGCAGGGACATGGAACATCCGAGAAATAAGGAGCTGAGCAGCAGTGTAAATCATGTTTCGTCGATCAAACCAAAGCCC AAACCGATGGGCGTCCCTGAACGAGACCGGTTCGAGAAGTCATCCTATGCGGACCGGTACGGCCCGGTTCGGGAGCGCGAACCCACCCCTCGGAAAAGGAAATTCTCCGACCACGACGAGGAGCCTTCGGCCACCGAGGCGGAGAGGAAGCAGAAATCCAGCGTTTTCTCCCGCATCCGCCTCTCCAATGGCGGCGAGAAGAGGAACGGGATGAAAGAGCAGCCGGCGAGC
- the LOC122046541 gene encoding E3 ubiquitin ligase PQT3-like isoform X3, whose amino-acid sequence MAVYYKFKSAKAFDSIPIEGQFISVANLKERIFETKLYGKGNDFDLMISNAQSNEEYIDEGAMIPKNTSVLIRRVPGRPRKSIVTERVELNVVESKVEELPPPASLLVGDSSINKYIGVLQPEEYEWDEFGNDLYAIPETNHSQTSNFVVNVPPGNKVDEESKIKALIDTPALDWNHQTQDAYGAGRGYGRGRGMGGRGFGRGMLDRRTPPAGYVCHRCKVPGHFIQHCPTNGDPNYDIKRAKPPTGIPKSMLMATSDGSYALPSGAVAVLKPNEAAFEKEIEGLPTTRPVCDLPPQLHCPLCKEVMKDAVLTSKCCFTSFCDKCIRDYIMSKLMCFCGATDILADDLLPNKTFREAISRIMESTTASTENAGSIGQVPGTELAHPVHPKASSYTLSAASKDMPKHSATNQSDNMINGEVASEIKTGNSELNPADKQAAVNVNVSEAAPESLSKGPRSPECASVVRDIVQEKQIAGEQGKKKKKKKPGIPITAADMQCQDFGTGNFGMSLAASGYNPYWAGGMPLGVDPSYMAPYGGPMPFMGYAPGPFEVPFAGGMFPQDPFAAQPFMMPPVPRNISELGMTSMVGMGQRPPPGMRREETDTRKADTRHKREMDQISGRRRDMEHPRNKELSSSVNHVSSIKPKPKPMGVPERDRFEKSSYADRYGPVREREPTPRKRKFSDHDEEPSATEAERKQKSSVFSRIRLSNGGEKRNGMKEQPASHKVEGGGRARRGSRGCDGVSSEDDYHLKRRPAASSSSSRGRDDEEYRHRRPASKRRGEK is encoded by the exons ATGGCTGTGTATTATAAGTTCAAAAGTGCGAAAGCTTTTGACTCAATTCCTATTGAAGGGCAATTTATATCTGTTGCCAATTTGaaagaaagaatttttgaaacCAAACTGTATGGAAAGGGCAACGATTTTGACCTCATGATCTCCAATGCGCAGAGTAATGAAG AATACATAGATGAAGGAGCAATGATACCCAAAAATACGTCAGTTTTGATTCGTCGGGTCCCAGGGCGACCACGGAAATCTATTGTTACTGAAAGAGTCGA GCTGAATGTTGTGGAGAGTAAGGTAGAAGAGCTTCCACCACCAGCCAGCTTGCTAGTTGGGGATTCATCTATTAACAAATAT ATTGGAGTTTTGCAGCCTGAAGAATATGAATGGGATGAGTTTGGGAATGATCTTTATGCCATTCCTGAAACAAATCATTCACAAACGAGTAATTTTGTGGTTAATGTTCCTCCTGGAAACAAAGTTGATGAGGAAAGCAAGATTAAGGCTTTGATTGATACACCTGCTCTTGACTGGAATCA TCAGACCCAAGATGCCTATGGTGCTGGAAGAGGTTATGGAAGAGGCAGGGGGATGGGTGGCCGTGGTTTTG GACGTGGTATGCTTGACCGGAGGACACCCCCAGCAGGGTATGTGTGTCATAGATGCAAAGTGCCCG GGCATTTTATTCAGCATTGTCCTACGAATGGAGACCCTAACTATGATATTAAAAGAGCGAAACCTCCAACTGGAATTCCAAAATCAATGTTGATGGCAACTTCTGATGGATCCTATGCTTTGCCAAGTGGTGCAGTTGCTGTTTTAAAGCCAAATGA AGCTGCATTTGAGAAAGAAATTGAGGGCTTACCGACTACTCGTCCTGTTTGTGATCTTCCTCCTCAGTTGCATTGTCCACTGTGCAAAGAGGTTATGAAAGATGCAGTGTTAACTAGCAAGTGTTGTTTTACCAGTTTCTGCGATAAAT GCATTAGAGACTATATTATGTCAAAATTGATGTGCTTCTGTGGAGCTACTGATATACTAGCAGATGACCTCCTTCCTAATAAAACATTTAGAGAAGCTATTAGTAGGATAATGGAATCAACAACCGCTAGCACAGAGAATGCTGGAAGCATCGGTCAGGTCCCAG GCACGGAATTAGCTCATCCAGTTCATCCAAAAGCTTCATCTTATACTCTTTCTGCTGCTTCCAAAGACATGCCCAAGCATTCTGCTACAAACCAATCTGACAACATGATCAATGGGGAAGTTGCTAGTGAAATAAAAACAGGGAACAGCGAGTTGAATCCTGCAGATAAACAAGCTGCTGTGAATGTGAATGTATCTGAAGCAGCACCCGAATCTCTTAGCAAGGGGCCAAGATCACCTGAATGTGCTTCAGTGGTGCGTGATATCGTCCAAGAAAAGCAGATTGCCGGAGAACAAG gaaagaaaaagaaaaagaagaaacctggaaTTCCTATCACTG CTGCTGATATGCAATGCCAAGACTTCGGGACTGGAAATTTTGGCATGTCTTTGGCAGCTTCAGGTTACAATCCTTACTGGGCTGGTGGGATGCCGTTAGGAGTTGATCCCTCGTACATGGCACCTTATGGTGGCCCAATGCCGTTCATGGGTTATGCACCTGGTCCCTTCGAAGTCCCATTCGCAGGTGGAATGTTTCCACAAGATCCATTTGCAGCACAGCCATTCATGATGCCACCCGTTCCAAG GAACATATCTGAGTTAGGCATGACTAGCATGGTTGGCATGGGTCAGCGCCCTCCTCCAGGCATGCGTAGAGAAGAGACTGACACTAGGAAAGCTGATACGAGGCACAAGCGGGAAATGGACCAAATTAGCGGAAG ACGCAGGGACATGGAACATCCGAGAAATAAGGAGCTGAGCAGCAGTGTAAATCATGTTTCGTCGATCAAACCAAAGCCC AAACCGATGGGCGTCCCTGAACGAGACCGGTTCGAGAAGTCATCCTATGCGGACCGGTACGGCCCGGTTCGGGAGCGCGAACCCACCCCTCGGAAAAGGAAATTCTCCGACCACGACGAGGAGCCTTCGGCCACCGAGGCGGAGAGGAAGCAGAAATCCAGCGTTTTCTCCCGCATCCGCCTCTCCAATGGCGGCGAGAAGAGGAACGGGATGAAAGAGCAGCCGGCGAGC